The window TTTTATTTTTGCGTAATGTCCCGTAGCAACAAAGTCTGCTCCCATTTTTATTCCATACTCCAATAGTTTTCCAAGCTTTATATATCTATTGCAGACCATGCAAGGATTAGGAGTTCTACCTTTTTCATATTCTTCTATAAAGTAATCTACGACTTTTTCCTTGAAAGGTTCTTTTAAGTTTATAACATAGTGAGGTATATCAAGGTCATCACATACTCTTTTGGCATCGTATATATCATCAAGGCTGCAGCATGTTTTTGAATTTGAGTCTTCACTTAGTTCATCCATTCCACTCCAGTGTTTCATTGTAATCCCTATTACATTATAACCCTGCTTTTTTAACATATAAGCGACTGTTGAGCTGTCTACTCCACCACTCATTCCTACTGCTACAGTATACTTATTGTTTTCAGGGCTGTATTCAACATATTTTTTAAAATCATTTAAATCAAAAACCATTCCACTACCTCTTTTCTTAAAATATAAATTCATAAATTTTTGAAAAAAATAGGAAAAAGCTATTCCTTCATTTTTTTATGACTAATCAGTGATAAAAAAGTGTAACCAAGGTCAAAGCTCCAAAAAAAAGCAAAACAAGACCACAACTCTTTGTTATTTTCTCTAATATTGGTAATTCTATTTTCTTTCTACAGTGATATAATATATAAGTGATGAAAAACCACATAAAAGCTCCACCTATAAATATCCCACCTCCCAATTCCAAAGGAAGAAACTTAGAATTATCCTCTACTATTCCCAATGTTGTAAAAATTGCAACAAATATAAATACCGTCGAGGGATTTGCTAAAGTTACCAAAAAACATGTAAAAAAATTTTTTACTATGCCCTCTCCTTCATTTTCAATTTGTTTTACTTCAAAATGGGATTTAAACTTTTTATATCCCATAACTATGAGGCATATTCCTAAAATAAATTTCAAGTAGGTTTCGTATTTTAGTATTAAAACTTCTATCTGGTTTAAAAATAGATAAGCTAGAATACCATACACAACGTCTACAGAAACCATTCCCAACGCAGAAAAAAAACCCTCTTTCTCGCCTTCTACAAGGGTTTTCTCCATACAGTATATTCCTATTGGACCCAGAGGTAGAGAAAGGATAAATCCAGTTAAAATTCCCTTCAATAAAACTATACCCAAATTACTCACCCTTTTTTCTCTAGATTATATTTAGGTTTCTCTCGTTTGCTACCGCCAATTCCAACGCTTCTACAAAATAATCTATATCTTCCTCTGTTGTAAATCTTCCTAGACTTATTCTCAGTGTGCTCTTAGCTGTGTTACCGCTAAGAGCTATAGCTTCTAAAACGTGCGATGGGCTAAGAGTACTAGAAGCACAGGCTGATCCGGCACTTACAGCGATTCCTTTCATATCTAAAGCAAATAATAATGATTCTGCTTCCACTTTTTCAAAAGTAATACTAGAAGTATTGAAAAGTCTATTGCTCAAATCTCCGTTAATGGTTATTTTGTCTATTTTTTCTAGTATTTTATTCTCCATATGATCCCGGATTTTTTTTTCTTTTTCCATTTCTATATATAGATTTTCAAGGGATATTTCCAAAGCCCTTGCCATTCCACATACTCCCACCACATTTTCTGTTCCAGCTCTTCTATTTCTCTCTTGATATCCACCTGTCAAAAGTTTTTCTATTTTCACACCACTTTTTACATAAAGTGCCCCTATACCTTTTGGTCCGTAAAATTTGTGAGCAGCAAAAGAAAAAAGATCAATGTTTTCAAAGTCGATTTTCACCTTTCCCAAACTTTGTACTCCGTCTACATGAAATATAATATTTTTTGATTTCGCTATCTTGCCAATCTCTCTAATAGGCTGTAAGGTTCCAATTTCATTGTTGGAGTGCATAATTGATATCAATACAGTTTCATCTTTTATGCTACTTTGAAGCTCCTTTATATTAACTCTCCCTTTTTCATCTACGCCGAGATAAGTCACTTCCCATCCCAAGCTCTCCATATCTTTAAAGGTGTTTAATACAGAAGAATGTTCAATCACAGAAGTTATCAAATGTCTGCCCTTATTTTTAAGAGCCTTTGCAGCTCCCCTTATAGCCATATTGTTAGATTCTGTTCCTCCAGAGGTAAAAATAATCTCTCTAGATTTTAATCCTAAGAGTCCGCTTATCATCTCTCTAGACTCTTCCAAAATTTTCTTTCCTTTTTGTCCTATTTGATACACACTAGACGGATTTCCGTAGCTTTCTCTCATAACCTTAGTCATAACCTCTATAACTCTTTCATCCATCTGAGTCGTAGCATTGTTGTCCAAATAAACATTCTTTTTATTCATATAATACCGCCATATATTATTTAAGTTAAATTTTATTATACCATACCGACTTTAATTTCACCAGCTAAGCATATTATCTTATAGTTTTTTACCACATTTAGGACAATACTCATAGCCGTCTACTATTTTTTCTCCACATTCACATATGCGATTTTCATAGATGACCTCTTCCATATCCTCATAGTCTACTTTTTCAGTTTCTAATATTTTTTCTATAGAGCTGTCATGTATTTTGTACATACTTTTGCATTTTGTGCATATTAAAATATATTTTTTACTGAACTTAAATACAGGAATAAAGAAAAATTCAAATACATTTGAATTTTCTGTCAATTCTCCTTTTTTATTCAAGCAACCAGTACATCTAAATGAAACCTCTTTAATTTTTTTGCTTCTGCTATTTATACCAAATATTCCTATAAAAAACACAATTATATCCTTTCAACTTCTTTATTTGATTTTATCACACTTATACCGTAAATAAAAAGATTTTACATATTTAAAACTTTGCTGTATTATCATCCCTGTATTATTATACTTTTCTCCTTATAAATCTCTATAAAATTAAATTATAATTTAAATAGGATGATAAGTTTTAGTTTTTATTCTTCTTTATTGCAATAGATGCAATCCCTAAAAGATTGACATCTTGCTCATTTATATATATTTCTTCATATTCTGGATTTTCAGGAAGAAGTATTATGGCATTTCTCATTTTCATAAGACGTTTCAAGGTAGCTTCTCCATCTATTGCAACTGCTATTATATCACCGCTTTTAGGGTCTAAATCCTGACGCAGAAGAACTAAATCTCCGTCATCTATATCTGCGTTCTTCATACTATCCCCTCTCACCCTCAAGAAAAACCCACTTTCATCCTTCACAAGTTCTTTAGGAAGGTAAAAACTTTCATTTTCTTCAGAATTCATGAATACAGGAACATCTCCTGATACCTTCCCGTATATTGGCATGGAAAAAACTTCTTCACTAGGATACCTCTCACTTATTCCTCCAAAATCAACTTCCATACTTCCGTCTTCATCCTTAAAAAGAATAAGCTCCCTATTTTTTTCTAGGTCCAATGCTATATTTATATCTGCTTTTGACGGCATCATCTCCATATTAAAAATTGGAATATCACCTTTTGGTTCTCTAGAACTGTCAAAAACTTCAAGAGCAGTGCCATCGGTAATCATACAGTATTCAATGTTTTTAGATACAGATGCATAACTCAATACCTGGTTTCTAGCTTCTTCTATCCCTTTTTGAATAGATTTCACCTCTATATATATAAAGGTTTTCTTTTTTCCATTTTCATATCTACTCACTGCTATATCAACAAATCCCTTTTTAGAACCCATTATTACCGGGTACTCTATTTCTATTAATTCCAAAGGATATCTATAGTTATTTATAAGCTCATTTATCACCCACTGTCTTACCTTTTCCTCTGGTGAGTAGATATTAATGATATTTTCTTTAAATTTGTACTCATCTACTGAAAGATTATACATTCCTCTGATCTGACTTTTTTTATCAAACCTCAGATATTTTGAATTAATCTCTTGAATAAATTTTGATGGTTTTACACTAGAGGTGATATATAGGATTTCAGTGGCCCTAGTCATTCCCACATAAAAAAGTTTCTTTTCTGTAACTTCCTCAAATTCTCTTATTTTTTCATCTTTTGAGGAATAAAAAGGCACTATCCCCTCGTTTACATTTATCAAAATAACAACTTTACTTTCTATTCCTTTTACTGAATGCATCGTCATAAGCCTCACAGCATCTTTTTCAAAATCACTGTTGTCTCTGTCTATTATTTCACAGGATATATTGTTATTTTTCATGATTTGTTTTGCATTTTCTAATTGTATTCTTGATCTTCCTACAATTACGATCTCATTCATTTTATAATCTGACAGCTCATTTTTTATAAGCTTTATCAGATAGTCCATCTCCTGTGATTCTGTTGAGAAATGTCTATAGACTGGATAGTCTCCCTGCCTGTCTATTAAATAAGGTTTTACATAATTTTCATCATCTATTATGTCATGGGATTTTTCCAAAAGGCTGTAAGCTGCCTGAGATATTTGTGTAGTAGTTCTAAAGTTTTTACTTAATGTCTTACTTCGCCCCGCCATATTAAAACCGATAGTTGTAAAATTTCTTTTATTCCCAAGCCATGATTGTGAATATATACTCTGCGCACAGTCAAACAAAAAAGTTATGCTTGAATATTCTTTTTTATTATATACTTTTTTTAACAGTTCTAGCTGAAGTTTGGAAAGATCCTGACTCTCATCTATTATTATGTGGGTAAATTTATTTACAGTATATTCATCCATAGTTTCTAAAGCTATTCTTCTAACATCATTAAAATCAACTCGATTTCTGTTTAATAATTCCTTTGAATAAAGCTCCATTAAACTGTAAATAGCTTTTCTTATTTTAGAATTTTTAGGTAACCTGTGGTTGTGTTCGTCATATTTTGTTGCACCTAGTCTATCTGCATTTTGGTATTCTTCTTCATTGTAGTTGCAAGACTTTATCCATTCTATCTCATCATAGAGAAATTTAAGATTATTTTGATTCAATAAACTTATACCGCCATATTCTTTTGACAGTTTTTCCAAATAATCCCCTATAATTGAAAATTTTTCACTATTACCTATATCTGTAGAATATTTTTTATTGTTTTTTTTACAATATTTTAAGTAGTATGGATAGATCAAACCATCTATCGTCGTTATCTTAACTCTGTCCCTAGGTAGTTCAAACAGTGTCGGATAATTTTTTTTATATTCCTTTTCTATTTTTCCATAAAGATAACCCATATAATTAACTAATGTTTTATTATAAGTCATTAGAAGAACCATATCATCAGGCTCGAAACAATAGTTGTTGAGCAAAAATGGGATCCTGTTAACCCCAACAGTTGTTTTACCGCTTCCTGCTATGCCCTTTACAAGCATAGGTCCCGAAGGCTTTGTATAGGATATCTTTTCCTGCTCTTTATTAAGATGCATCTTCTTCCTCCGATATTTTATATCAAATAAAATCTTTCAGATCTTATTTTATGTTTAAATTTTGGTACTTCTTGACCTTTAGATGTCCTTAAATTATATCTTTAGTTGAAAATAAACACAAGATTTTTAACAAAAATATATAACTTTAAATTTCAAATATAAAAAGTGCACCTTAATAATCAGATGCACTTTTTCAGATTCTTTAATTATTTATAAATTTTATTTTATTATAAAATCTATATCATCTTCCTGTTCCTCACCACTATTTTCTCCAACTATTTTAACAATAGCTCTATCAGGAATTCCTATCAAAGTATCACCAGGAACCTTTGCCCATCCTTGTTTGACAATTAATTTCAAAGGTGAGTTTGAGCTTGTAACCCTTACCTTTTTGTCTTTTAACTGGACGTTTATGCCTCCTAAATTGGTATCTACAAATATATTTTTTTCTTCATCTTGCAATTTATAAATATATTTTAAATCCCCGTCAACGTATATTTCTGCCTTTGAAGCCTTTTGGGTTTTCATCCCCTTTATGTTAAATAATAAAAAAGCAAATAATGAAAAAACAAAAGCATATAATAGAATATCACCTTTTTTAAAATAACTTCTTTTCCTTTTCATTTTCACTTCCTTTAAATCATTTTCTTTTATTTTTTTTTAAAACCTGCTGCAACTTTTACTTGTCTATAACTAAGTCTTTATGATTTTCTGACTTATTTTACAGAACTTCCTATTTTTTCTCCCATATATACCTTAGTTTCAACTCCTTGTAAAGTGTTTTCAACTATATCTTTATCGATCTTTACTTTTCCTTTTTCAAACAACATAATACAGGTCGATCCACCAAAATAAAAATACCCTTTTTCATCGCCTTTTTTTACAAAGGTATTTGAGATATAAGTCTGTTTTATTCCTCCAACCATTGTTGCACCAATCTCACTTAACAATATTTCTCCAAATTCTTTAGTATCTAGAATTGAATACTCTCTTTTATTTTCACAAAATATCATAAAATTTTTCTTTATTGCATGAGTTGAAACTGAATAATAATAGCCCTCTATCTTTTTACTACCACTGATTTTTCCGCTTGCAGGAAAATGAAATCTATGATAGTCAGAGGGTGCTAGTCTTACTATTATAAAGGTTCCACCTTGAAATTTCTGGGCTAATTTGTCATCCCTTAAAAATCCACCTAGAGAAAATTTTGATCCCTTTAGAAAAAATTGATCTTTTTTCTCTATATTTTCATAGGCTAATATTTTCCCGTCTGCTGGAGACGAAAGGTCATCTTTAGTTTCTGATACTTTTCTTGCACCTTCTTTTAGCCTTCTGACGAAAAAATCATTAAAAGATTGAAATTCCTCTATATTTTTAACTGATTCTTCCATATTTATATTGTTATTTTTGACAAAATTTTGGATCTTTTCACATGATTTTTTTTTGTCCATTATTCTACCATACAGGGATGATAAAAATTTTCTCTTAACTATAGATTCAAGGGTCAATTTCCCCAATGGGTTGTAATATAAGAACTTCAAATAATTTTCTCCGGGAACCTTCTCCTGTTTTATTTCTCCGGTTTTTCTATCTCTGTAGTTTATTTTTTCAAATTTCATTTCTCAGCCTTTCAGATTTTTAATAAAATTATACCACACATTAAATATAAATTTGAAGTTTCATTTTTATTGTAGACGTGATAACATAGATGCATATTAATTTTATGGGGAGGTAAGTTATGGAACGTATCGCATTGATTGCTCATGATAAGAAAAAAGATGACTTAGTAGATTTTGTAAAGAAGCATAGAGATTTTTTTGAAAAATTTGAACTGGTTTCAACAGGAACAACTGGAGGAAGAATAATCCAGGCTACAGATTTAAAAGTTCACAGATATCTTTCCGGTCCACTTGGAGGAGACCAGCAGATAGGTTCTGACATTGCCAATGAAAAAATTAAAGTTGTTTTCTTTTTTAGAGACCCTCTAACAAGTCAACCTCATGAACCTGATGTTCAGGCTTTGATAAGATTATGTGATGTGCATAAAATTCCTGTAGCAACAAATAAAAGAACTGCTGAATTATTAATTAACGCTTTAATTAATGAAATCTAAATTAAATTTCAAGTTGCACTTCTATTCTTTTAACAGAAAGCTGGTGCAACTTGAACTTCTATGTTCAAACTACTTAATCCCAACTTTTTACCACTCATATTCTCCACTCTAAACTCTGACAGGGCAATATCAATATATTTTCTTAAAAATTAAATTACTGGAAATTATAAATATAAATTATCCTAGATAATATTTCATTTTTTTTATCATCCTTTTCAAATTATAATTTTTAATAAAATCTTCCTTCGTTTTTTAAAACTATTTTAGCTTCTTTATAATCTGGATAATATTTTTTTAATTCATTCCAAAATTCCTTAGAGTGGTTATGATGAATTAGATGACACAGTTCATGTATTATTACATAATCTATTATTTTAGGATCTGCTTTTATTAATTTTATATTTAAGCTTATGTTGCCATTTGAATAACAGATTCCCCACGCTGTTTTTAGGGGTTTAATTCTAACCTGTAAAGGAGAAACCCCTATAATATCACTCCATTTTTTAATTTTATTCATCAATATTTTTATTCCTTTTTCTTCCATCTTCTCTTGAGTAAGGTTATTTTCTTTTTCTGATAAAATTTTTCCTAAAAATTTTATTGTTCCTTTTGGTTTTATCACCCTAAGTTTTTTCTCATAATCAATTATTTTTTTTTCTATGATCTCTTTATTTTTATTTATAAAATTAACTCCATTTATATAGGAATCTCTTTTGGGTATAGATAACTCTACTGAAATTTCATCTTTTATTCTTAAAATATAATTTTTTTTACTTCTTTTTATTATCTTATATTGGATTGTTATTCTTGAAGCTTTTATTTTTCCCTCTCTCATGGTTATCTCCTTTTTTAGTGTCGCCGCGACACTAAAAAATCCCCTTTAAGGGGATTTTTTAAATTTGACTTTTAATTTTTTTTATCAGTGAATACTTTAATTCTAGAAGGTCCTTTGATAAGTCTATTTTGTATTTATGTGGATTTACTAGTCTTTTTCTCTCTTCTGACATATTATTTAAATTAGCAATATAATAATCACGTGAGCCTTTCACATCCAATAAAGTCTTATAACTTTCTGTTAAAACTCCTTCTTTCATATATTGAATGGTTATTTTCTTTGCAGTATACTCACCTGATTTTAAAAGACTTCTCTTAAAATCATACCTTTCGTCTATTATTGTGAGGTCACTGTTTTCAATTATACTGTTTTTATCTTCGTCCTTTTCTACAAGAGTTATCAAATCAGCATAAGCAGCACCAAATTTATCATAAATTCTATAGACCTCTTTAAATCCAGGGTTAGATATTTTAAATACATCCTCAGAAAGTTTTATCACCGGTTCACCGTTTATTTGGACAATTTTGTATACCCCTCCAAAGCACGGATTAGATTTGCTTGTTGCTATAGCATCACCCACACCAAAGGAATCCACACAGGCTCCTTGTTCTTTTAGGGATCTAATTAGTTCCTCATTCAGAGAACTAGTTAACACTATCTTTGCTTTTTTGAATCCTGCATTATCCAATTCTTTTCTGCATTTTTTAGATAAATACGCCAAATCTCCAGAATCAATTCGTATTCCATAGATTCCATTATAACTATCATCTATTCCATTTTCTTTAAAAGCCTCAATTGCATTCTTTATACCCATTCCAATGGTATTGTAAGTATCTATTAATAATATTAGAGTATTACTTTCTCTTTTTCTTCTGTGTTTTATAAAAACATCAAAAGCACGTTTTTCTGCGTCTCTTCCTATTCCAAATGTTTGAACATATGAGTGGGCCATTGTTCCAATACTTGGAATTCCATATTTATATTCAGTTATTATATTAGAGTGACTAGAACATCCTCCAATATAAGCAGCTTTATTGCCTGATACGGCGCTATCGAAGCCGTGAGCCCTCCTCGTACCAAATGCCGATACACCTATAGGGTCAGCCGCTCTGGTGACTCTAGAGGCCTTTGTAGCCACTGCCATTTGAAGGTTCATTGTGTTTAGTATAGGGGTTTCCAATATTTTGGCCTGAATCAAAGGTGCTTTGATTGTTATAACAGGTTCATTTGGATACGCTATCTCTCCATCTCTGAGTGCATATACGTCTCCAGTAAACTTCATTTTTACTAAATACTCTAAGAGGTGTTTTTCTTTTATAATCTTTGAAAAATATTTTCTTTTTTCATCCTCTGAAGTAGCATTTAATGTCTTTATCAAGTATAGTACTTCTTGAACTCCACATACGACAGCAAATCCTCCATCTTCAGTTCTTCTAAAGTACATATCAAATATGGCTTCCTGCTCTTCAAGTCCTTCCATCAAATATACATCACTTTCTGTATACTGGTATCTATCAGAATTAATAACTTTTGCAAATTCTGTCAATAAAATTTCCTTATCCAAAACAATTACCTCATTTCTATTATTATTGTGCTTAATATTATTTAGTATAGCACTATCATATTCATTTTACAACTTCCATCCTTGCAAAATAAGGGTAACTATATTAAAATTTTATTATTACCAACGAAGGGGGAAAACTGTTATGAGAGTTGTCGTACAAAGAGTTACAAAGGCACAGGTATCCGTAGAAGGAAATGTCATTGGAAAAATAAAAGAAGGTCTTCTCATTCTACTTGGAATAACACACGGGGATAATGAGAAAGATACAAAGTGGCTTGTTAACAAAATTTCAGGACTAAGGATATTTTCCGATGGAAATGGAAAAATGAACAAATCAATTGAAGATATAGAGGGTGAAATTCTTTTAATCTCGCAGTTTACTTTGTATGGTGATGCTAGAAAAGGAAGAAGACCTAGCTTTATTGAAGCTGCCAAACCTGATATTGCTGTGCCTCTATACAATAAATTTATTGATCTTGTAAAAGAAAAAAATATAAAAATTTCTGTCGGAGAATTTGGCGCCGATATGAAAGTTGAACTTCTCAATGATGGACCTGTCACCATGATAATTGATTCTCCTGAAAAATAGAAAGTTATTTTTTATAATTAATTTTTTTTGCAAAAGAAAAAGGCTGTTGATTTTATTTCAACAGCCTAAGAGATAAAAAATCTAATATAAATTTAGTTAGCTATCTTATCTACCAACTTTTTACCTGGTTTAAATTTAACTACTTTTTTAGCTTTAACAGTCATCTTTCTACCTGTTTGAGGATTTCTTACTTTTCTTTTGGCCCTTTCTACAACTTCCCATTTACCCCAACCAATGAAATTGACTTCATTTCCATCGACTAGAATATTTTCAATAGTATCTAATAAAGCATTTAATTTTCTCTCAGCTTCAGCTTTAGATACAAAACCTCCGTTTTCACAGTACTTTGCTATAAATTCTTTCTTAGTCATTACCATCCCCCCTTTATTACCTAGTATACTATATATTTTTCTTAAAACAAGTTATCATAATAAAAATATTTACAAAAATTATATAACATATTCTTTTATTTCCTTTTTTTATTCTCGATTTTGTTATAAGTTTAATTTTTCCAGATATAAAATTAAAAATATTGTTATATTTTTATAATTGTCTTGAGTTATTAGGTACTACGGCACATTTTAATAAATCTCTTTATATTAATAAGACTCTTAAACATATACAAAATAAATCATATTTTACCAGATAATATATATAATATATGTTTTGTATATAAAATGTGTACTTGTTTTAATTTTCCATATGAAATATCATTTATATAAGCAATTTGCCTGATTTTGATATATTTAGTATCAAATTATTGCAAATATAGGGGGGGATTAATTTGTCGCATTATGCAAATAAAGCTTTTGAAAATTTAATTAAAATGGCACAAAATAATAATTTTATCAAACCTGAACATTATGATAAGTACAGTGTAAAAAAAGGTTTGAGAAATAAAAATGGAACAGGAGTTCTTGTTGGACTCACTAAAGTTGGTTATGTACAAGGATATGACGTAATTGATGCGGTTAAGGTTCCAAAAGAGGGGGCTTTATATTATAGAGGTATAGAGGTAAAAGATTTTGTAAAGGGATTTCAAAAAGAAGATAGAATGGGTTTTGAAGAATGCGTTTTTTTGCTTCTTTTCGGTAAGCTTCCATCAAAAGATGAACTTGAAGAATTTAATTTATTACTCGATGAACTGCGGTTTCTTCCAGATGGGTTCACTGAAAATTTTTTGCTAAAACTTCCAAGCAAAAATATTATGAACTTACTTCAAAGAAGCGTACTTTT is drawn from Ilyobacter polytropus DSM 2926 and contains these coding sequences:
- a CDS encoding LysE family translocator, with protein sequence MSNLGIVLLKGILTGFILSLPLGPIGIYCMEKTLVEGEKEGFFSALGMVSVDVVYGILAYLFLNQIEVLILKYETYLKFILGICLIVMGYKKFKSHFEVKQIENEGEGIVKNFFTCFLVTLANPSTVFIFVAIFTTLGIVEDNSKFLPLELGGGIFIGGAFMWFFITYILYHCRKKIELPILEKITKSCGLVLLFFGALTLVTLFYH
- a CDS encoding cysteine desulfurase family protein — encoded protein: MNKKNVYLDNNATTQMDERVIEVMTKVMRESYGNPSSVYQIGQKGKKILEESREMISGLLGLKSREIIFTSGGTESNNMAIRGAAKALKNKGRHLITSVIEHSSVLNTFKDMESLGWEVTYLGVDEKGRVNIKELQSSIKDETVLISIMHSNNEIGTLQPIREIGKIAKSKNIIFHVDGVQSLGKVKIDFENIDLFSFAAHKFYGPKGIGALYVKSGVKIEKLLTGGYQERNRRAGTENVVGVCGMARALEISLENLYIEMEKEKKIRDHMENKILEKIDKITINGDLSNRLFNTSSITFEKVEAESLLFALDMKGIAVSAGSACASSTLSPSHVLEAIALSGNTAKSTLRISLGRFTTEEDIDYFVEALELAVANERNLNII
- a CDS encoding zinc ribbon domain-containing protein; the protein is MFFIGIFGINSRSKKIKEVSFRCTGCLNKKGELTENSNVFEFFFIPVFKFSKKYILICTKCKSMYKIHDSSIEKILETEKVDYEDMEEVIYENRICECGEKIVDGYEYCPKCGKKL
- a CDS encoding S24 family peptidase gives rise to the protein MHLNKEQEKISYTKPSGPMLVKGIAGSGKTTVGVNRIPFLLNNYCFEPDDMVLLMTYNKTLVNYMGYLYGKIEKEYKKNYPTLFELPRDRVKITTIDGLIYPYYLKYCKKNNKKYSTDIGNSEKFSIIGDYLEKLSKEYGGISLLNQNNLKFLYDEIEWIKSCNYNEEEYQNADRLGATKYDEHNHRLPKNSKIRKAIYSLMELYSKELLNRNRVDFNDVRRIALETMDEYTVNKFTHIIIDESQDLSKLQLELLKKVYNKKEYSSITFLFDCAQSIYSQSWLGNKRNFTTIGFNMAGRSKTLSKNFRTTTQISQAAYSLLEKSHDIIDDENYVKPYLIDRQGDYPVYRHFSTESQEMDYLIKLIKNELSDYKMNEIVIVGRSRIQLENAKQIMKNNNISCEIIDRDNSDFEKDAVRLMTMHSVKGIESKVVILINVNEGIVPFYSSKDEKIREFEEVTEKKLFYVGMTRATEILYITSSVKPSKFIQEINSKYLRFDKKSQIRGMYNLSVDEYKFKENIINIYSPEEKVRQWVINELINNYRYPLELIEIEYPVIMGSKKGFVDIAVSRYENGKKKTFIYIEVKSIQKGIEEARNQVLSYASVSKNIEYCMITDGTALEVFDSSREPKGDIPIFNMEMMPSKADINIALDLEKNRELILFKDEDGSMEVDFGGISERYPSEEVFSMPIYGKVSGDVPVFMNSEENESFYLPKELVKDESGFFLRVRGDSMKNADIDDGDLVLLRQDLDPKSGDIIAVAIDGEATLKRLMKMRNAIILLPENPEYEEIYINEQDVNLLGIASIAIKKNKN
- a CDS encoding NusG domain II-containing protein, whose product is MKRKRSYFKKGDILLYAFVFSLFAFLLFNIKGMKTQKASKAEIYVDGDLKYIYKLQDEEKNIFVDTNLGGINVQLKDKKVRVTSSNSPLKLIVKQGWAKVPGDTLIGIPDRAIVKIVGENSGEEQEDDIDFIIK
- a CDS encoding phosphatidylserine decarboxylase, with product MKFEKINYRDRKTGEIKQEKVPGENYLKFLYYNPLGKLTLESIVKRKFLSSLYGRIMDKKKSCEKIQNFVKNNNINMEESVKNIEEFQSFNDFFVRRLKEGARKVSETKDDLSSPADGKILAYENIEKKDQFFLKGSKFSLGGFLRDDKLAQKFQGGTFIIVRLAPSDYHRFHFPASGKISGSKKIEGYYYSVSTHAIKKNFMIFCENKREYSILDTKEFGEILLSEIGATMVGGIKQTYISNTFVKKGDEKGYFYFGGSTCIMLFEKGKVKIDKDIVENTLQGVETKVYMGEKIGSSVK
- the mgsA gene encoding methylglyoxal synthase encodes the protein MERIALIAHDKKKDDLVDFVKKHRDFFEKFELVSTGTTGGRIIQATDLKVHRYLSGPLGGDQQIGSDIANEKIKVVFFFRDPLTSQPHEPDVQALIRLCDVHKIPVATNKRTAELLINALINEI
- a CDS encoding M48 family metallopeptidase, whose translation is MREGKIKASRITIQYKIIKRSKKNYILRIKDEISVELSIPKRDSYINGVNFINKNKEIIEKKIIDYEKKLRVIKPKGTIKFLGKILSEKENNLTQEKMEEKGIKILMNKIKKWSDIIGVSPLQVRIKPLKTAWGICYSNGNISLNIKLIKADPKIIDYVIIHELCHLIHHNHSKEFWNELKKYYPDYKEAKIVLKNEGRFY
- a CDS encoding nicotinate phosphoribosyltransferase, which translates into the protein MDKEILLTEFAKVINSDRYQYTESDVYLMEGLEEQEAIFDMYFRRTEDGGFAVVCGVQEVLYLIKTLNATSEDEKRKYFSKIIKEKHLLEYLVKMKFTGDVYALRDGEIAYPNEPVITIKAPLIQAKILETPILNTMNLQMAVATKASRVTRAADPIGVSAFGTRRAHGFDSAVSGNKAAYIGGCSSHSNIITEYKYGIPSIGTMAHSYVQTFGIGRDAEKRAFDVFIKHRRKRESNTLILLIDTYNTIGMGIKNAIEAFKENGIDDSYNGIYGIRIDSGDLAYLSKKCRKELDNAGFKKAKIVLTSSLNEELIRSLKEQGACVDSFGVGDAIATSKSNPCFGGVYKIVQINGEPVIKLSEDVFKISNPGFKEVYRIYDKFGAAYADLITLVEKDEDKNSIIENSDLTIIDERYDFKRSLLKSGEYTAKKITIQYMKEGVLTESYKTLLDVKGSRDYYIANLNNMSEERKRLVNPHKYKIDLSKDLLELKYSLIKKIKSQI
- the dtd gene encoding D-aminoacyl-tRNA deacylase; the protein is MRVVVQRVTKAQVSVEGNVIGKIKEGLLILLGITHGDNEKDTKWLVNKISGLRIFSDGNGKMNKSIEDIEGEILLISQFTLYGDARKGRRPSFIEAAKPDIAVPLYNKFIDLVKEKNIKISVGEFGADMKVELLNDGPVTMIIDSPEK
- a CDS encoding HU family DNA-binding protein — its product is MTKKEFIAKYCENGGFVSKAEAERKLNALLDTIENILVDGNEVNFIGWGKWEVVERAKRKVRNPQTGRKMTVKAKKVVKFKPGKKLVDKIAN